In Pseudovibrio brasiliensis, the following are encoded in one genomic region:
- a CDS encoding SDR family NAD(P)-dependent oxidoreductase → MQLNNEIAAVVTGGSSGLGAATARKLASHGVKVTLFDVNEEAGNALAQEIGAQFVKVDVTSDDSVKAGLDAAEAAHGPTRILVNCAGIAPVAKTTSRGEPHPMDMFQTVINVNLVGTFRCTSFAATRMANLDPLTEDGERGVVISTASVAAFDGQIGQAAYAASKGGIAALTLPVARDLSKSGIRVMTIAPGIFETPMLRGLSQEVQDSLGQQVPFPSRLGRGDEYAQLVEAICTNPMLNGETIRLDGAIRMAPR, encoded by the coding sequence ATGCAACTTAACAATGAAATTGCAGCCGTAGTAACTGGCGGCTCATCAGGTCTTGGCGCGGCAACCGCACGGAAATTGGCCAGCCACGGCGTGAAAGTAACTCTTTTTGACGTGAACGAGGAAGCTGGTAATGCGCTTGCGCAAGAAATCGGTGCTCAGTTTGTAAAAGTTGACGTCACCAGCGATGACAGCGTGAAAGCAGGTCTGGATGCAGCTGAAGCAGCGCACGGCCCAACGCGCATCCTTGTCAACTGCGCAGGTATCGCACCAGTTGCCAAAACCACGTCTCGTGGCGAACCACACCCAATGGATATGTTCCAGACGGTGATTAATGTAAACCTTGTTGGCACGTTCCGCTGTACATCGTTTGCTGCAACACGCATGGCAAACCTTGACCCACTTACAGAAGACGGTGAGCGCGGTGTGGTCATCTCCACCGCATCTGTCGCAGCATTTGACGGTCAGATCGGTCAGGCAGCTTATGCAGCTTCCAAAGGTGGTATTGCAGCTCTGACACTGCCTGTTGCACGTGATCTGTCCAAATCCGGCATCCGTGTAATGACCATTGCACCGGGTATCTTTGAAACCCCAATGCTGCGTGGTCTTTCTCAGGAAGTGCAGGATTCTCTCGGTCAGCAGGTTCCATTCCCATCCCGTCTGGGTCGTGGTGATGAGTACGCACAGCTGGTTGAAGCGATCTGCACCAACCCAATGCTGAACGGCGAAACCATCCGTCTGGATGGCGCGATCCGCATGGCTCCGCGTTAA
- a CDS encoding NAD(P)/FAD-dependent oxidoreductase produces the protein MATYTSSTPQQFFGKLPEQTDVLIIGGGVIGTCTAYWLAQKGVNVTLCEKGRVAGEQSSRNWGWVRQQGRDAAELPISMESNRLWQQLMKETGEDLGFRQHGVYYLAEKEEDLKGYESFLELAKQHQLDTRLLSKDEIYAEIPGKPGKWVGGMVTPSDGRAEPWVAVPAIGRAAERNGAVIVEDCAVRTLEFEGGKLTGAVTEKGTIKADRVLIAAGAWSSLFAQNLGVSMPQLCVRATVAATKAAPDLFNGDAADGTFAFRKRVDGGYTLAVSDIHDHYIGKDSFRHLFKWLPAIKASFKGITFGMNAPKNYPDAWSHKRHWTGDEVTPFETCRVLNPDPSPRALKRIQERLVDRFPQLKDLQLEESWAGMIDAMPDFVPIMDEVPTQQGVFIATGFSGHGFGIGPAAGRVMADMLMGKPAGYDLTRFRYSRFSDGSKIELGPFI, from the coding sequence ATGGCGACCTATACCAGCTCTACCCCGCAGCAGTTTTTTGGCAAGCTTCCTGAGCAGACGGATGTTCTGATCATTGGCGGCGGCGTTATCGGCACCTGTACAGCCTACTGGCTGGCGCAAAAGGGTGTGAACGTGACGCTCTGCGAAAAAGGCCGCGTTGCAGGCGAGCAATCCAGCCGTAACTGGGGCTGGGTGCGCCAACAGGGCAGGGACGCTGCTGAGCTTCCAATTTCCATGGAAAGCAACAGGCTCTGGCAGCAACTGATGAAGGAAACCGGTGAGGATCTCGGCTTCCGCCAGCACGGTGTCTACTATCTGGCTGAGAAAGAAGAAGACCTCAAAGGCTACGAGAGTTTTCTGGAACTCGCCAAACAGCACCAGCTCGATACACGGTTGCTGAGCAAAGACGAAATCTACGCTGAAATCCCGGGTAAACCAGGCAAATGGGTTGGTGGTATGGTCACCCCAAGCGATGGCCGTGCTGAGCCTTGGGTCGCCGTACCTGCTATCGGGCGAGCTGCTGAGCGCAATGGTGCTGTTATCGTTGAAGACTGCGCAGTCAGAACACTGGAGTTTGAAGGCGGCAAGCTGACCGGCGCTGTGACGGAGAAGGGAACGATCAAAGCGGACCGCGTGTTGATTGCAGCAGGTGCATGGTCATCACTCTTTGCACAAAACCTCGGCGTTTCCATGCCGCAGCTGTGCGTGCGGGCAACTGTTGCAGCAACCAAAGCTGCGCCCGATCTCTTCAATGGCGATGCCGCAGATGGCACATTTGCGTTCCGCAAGAGAGTAGATGGCGGCTATACCCTTGCAGTGAGTGACATCCATGATCACTACATCGGTAAGGATTCCTTCCGCCACCTCTTCAAATGGCTTCCGGCAATCAAAGCATCTTTCAAAGGTATTACCTTTGGCATGAACGCGCCGAAGAATTATCCGGATGCCTGGAGCCACAAGCGCCACTGGACAGGAGATGAAGTCACTCCGTTTGAGACTTGCCGCGTCCTGAACCCCGATCCAAGCCCGCGAGCTCTAAAGCGGATTCAGGAGCGTTTGGTCGATCGCTTCCCGCAGCTCAAAGATCTCCAGCTAGAAGAAAGTTGGGCCGGAATGATCGATGCTATGCCAGACTTCGTCCCAATCATGGATGAAGTGCCCACGCAACAAGGCGTCTTTATTGCGACCGGCTTCTCTGGCCATGGCTTCGGCATCGGACCCGCAGCAGGCCGCGTCATGGCGGATATGTTGATGGGTAAACCTGCAGGATATGACCTGACCCGCTTCCGCTACTCCCGTTTCTCCGATGGCTCCAAGATTGAGCTCGGACCGTTTATCTAA
- a CDS encoding NAD(P)/FAD-dependent oxidoreductase produces MIYSEKTPQQFHDEQPQETDVLIIGGGIIGVCTAYYLAKKGVSVTLCEKGRVAGEQSSRNWGWIRQQGRDEPEVPLSIEARRLWAELSKETGEDLGYSATGVYYLAEKHEDLENFEKFVELGRKYDLDTCMISRAQVHEDIKGKEGRWIGGMHTASDGRAEPGQATLGIAKAAQRLGAVICENTAVRTLLKSSGKVVGAVTEQGEIKAGQVMLAGGAWSSLFAANAGIKLPQLSVELTVAATEVVPDVFPANASDNTFAMRRRQDGGYTLALKNNQTHHIGLDSFRFLKQWLPNMAENLKGTSIKPWSPKNYPDHWMQKRRWTGADTTPFEAMRVLNSMPDQKELAALTQVLADRFPQLKGTKLQSAWGGLIDAMPDFLPVIDQAPAQENLHIVTGFSGHGFGIGPSIGRLMADVLTGKPAGHDLSSFAFNRF; encoded by the coding sequence GTGATTTATTCAGAAAAGACACCGCAGCAGTTCCATGATGAGCAGCCGCAGGAAACCGACGTGCTTATCATTGGTGGAGGCATCATTGGTGTGTGCACCGCTTACTATCTCGCAAAGAAAGGCGTCAGCGTTACCCTCTGCGAAAAGGGTCGCGTAGCGGGTGAGCAGTCCAGCCGCAACTGGGGCTGGATCCGCCAGCAAGGTCGGGATGAGCCAGAAGTTCCTCTTTCTATCGAAGCCCGCCGCCTTTGGGCGGAGCTGAGCAAAGAGACTGGCGAAGATCTTGGCTACAGCGCAACGGGCGTCTACTACCTTGCTGAAAAGCATGAGGACCTGGAGAACTTCGAGAAGTTCGTCGAGCTGGGCAGGAAGTACGATCTCGACACCTGCATGATTTCAAGAGCACAGGTCCACGAAGACATCAAAGGCAAAGAAGGTCGCTGGATTGGCGGAATGCACACCGCCAGCGATGGCCGCGCTGAACCCGGACAAGCGACCCTTGGCATCGCCAAAGCCGCGCAGCGCCTCGGAGCTGTCATCTGCGAAAACACAGCGGTTCGCACACTGTTAAAGTCCAGTGGTAAAGTTGTTGGTGCTGTTACAGAGCAAGGCGAGATCAAAGCAGGACAGGTGATGTTGGCCGGTGGGGCGTGGTCCTCTCTGTTTGCAGCCAACGCAGGCATTAAGCTGCCACAGCTCTCCGTAGAGCTGACCGTTGCTGCAACAGAAGTGGTGCCTGATGTTTTTCCGGCCAACGCTTCTGATAACACCTTCGCCATGCGCCGCCGTCAGGATGGTGGTTATACGCTGGCACTCAAGAACAATCAGACCCACCACATCGGCTTGGATTCTTTCCGCTTTCTGAAACAGTGGCTGCCCAACATGGCAGAGAACCTGAAGGGCACCAGCATCAAGCCATGGTCACCGAAGAACTATCCGGACCACTGGATGCAAAAGCGCCGCTGGACCGGAGCAGACACGACCCCATTTGAAGCCATGCGTGTCCTGAACTCAATGCCGGATCAAAAGGAACTCGCGGCGCTGACACAGGTCCTCGCAGACCGTTTCCCGCAGCTCAAAGGAACCAAACTCCAATCAGCTTGGGGCGGCCTCATTGATGCAATGCCGGACTTCCTGCCCGTCATCGATCAGGCACCTGCTCAGGAGAACCTGCACATTGTAACGGGCTTTTCTGGTCACGGATTTGGAATCGGTCCTTCCATCGGGCGACTTATGGCGGATGTGCTCACAGGAAAACCGGCGGGGCACGACCTCTCCAGTTTTGCCTTTAACCGCTTCTGA
- the ilvD gene encoding dihydroxy-acid dehydratase yields the protein MPNYRSRTSTHGRNMAGARGLWRATGVKEGDFGKPIIAVVNSFTQFVPGHVHLKDLGQLVAREIEQAGGIAKEFNTIAVDDGIAMGHDGMLYSLPSRELIADSVEYMVNAHCADAMVCISNCDKITPGMLMASLRLNIPTVFVSGGPMEAGKVTLANGEKRKVDLVDAMIAAADDSVSDSDVQSIERSACPTCGSCSGMFTANSMNCLTEALGLSLPGNGSTLATHADRKRLFIEAGHLIVDLAKRYYEQNDENALPRNIANFKAFENAMTMDIAMGGSTNTVLHLLAAAQEGEIDFTMDDIDRLSRQVPVLCKVAPSVENVHMEDVHRAGGILGILGELDRAGLIDTSVKSVHAKDMAEALERWDIKRTDSASVREFFSAAPGGVPTQVAFSQSSRYEEGVDDDRENGVIRSKEHAYSQDGGLAVLFGNLAEDGCIVKTAGVDESILKFSGPARIFESQDTAVSAILTGKVKEGDIVLIRYEGPRGGPGMQEMLYPTSYLKSKGLGKACALVTDGRFSGGSSGLSIGHVSPEAAEGGNIGLLEEGDMIDIDIPNRKIEMRVSDEELASRRTAMEAKGKDAWKPAEKRTRKVSTALKAYAAMTTSAAKGAVRNVD from the coding sequence ATGCCAAACTATCGTTCACGCACATCCACACACGGCCGCAACATGGCAGGCGCCAGAGGTCTGTGGCGTGCAACCGGTGTTAAGGAAGGTGACTTCGGCAAGCCGATTATTGCTGTCGTAAACTCCTTCACGCAGTTCGTGCCTGGCCACGTGCATTTGAAAGACCTCGGTCAGCTTGTCGCTCGTGAAATCGAACAGGCCGGCGGCATCGCAAAAGAGTTCAACACCATTGCAGTCGATGATGGCATCGCAATGGGCCACGACGGTATGCTCTACTCGCTGCCATCTCGTGAACTGATTGCGGACTCCGTTGAGTACATGGTCAATGCACACTGTGCTGACGCCATGGTCTGTATCTCCAACTGTGACAAGATCACTCCGGGCATGCTGATGGCATCTCTGCGCCTCAACATTCCAACCGTGTTTGTGTCCGGTGGACCGATGGAAGCGGGCAAAGTAACGCTCGCAAACGGTGAAAAACGCAAAGTTGACCTTGTCGACGCAATGATCGCCGCAGCCGATGACAGTGTTTCTGACAGCGATGTTCAGAGTATTGAGCGCAGCGCATGCCCGACTTGTGGCTCCTGTTCTGGCATGTTCACCGCGAACTCCATGAACTGTCTGACCGAAGCTCTGGGCTTGTCCCTTCCGGGCAACGGGTCCACGCTTGCAACACACGCAGACCGGAAACGCTTGTTCATTGAAGCAGGTCATCTGATCGTGGACCTGGCCAAGCGCTACTACGAACAGAATGACGAAAACGCTCTGCCGCGCAACATTGCAAACTTCAAAGCCTTTGAAAACGCAATGACAATGGACATCGCCATGGGCGGCTCCACCAACACCGTCCTCCACCTGCTCGCAGCTGCTCAGGAAGGTGAAATAGACTTCACCATGGACGACATCGATCGCCTGTCCCGTCAGGTACCAGTCCTCTGTAAAGTCGCTCCTTCCGTTGAAAACGTTCATATGGAAGACGTCCACCGTGCCGGCGGTATCCTCGGCATTCTGGGTGAGCTCGACCGCGCAGGCCTGATTGATACCTCCGTGAAGTCCGTCCACGCAAAAGATATGGCAGAAGCTTTGGAGCGCTGGGACATCAAGCGTACCGACAGCGCTAGCGTTCGCGAGTTTTTCTCCGCAGCGCCGGGCGGCGTTCCAACGCAGGTCGCGTTCTCTCAAAGCTCTCGCTATGAAGAAGGCGTTGATGATGATCGCGAAAACGGCGTCATCCGCTCCAAAGAGCACGCTTATTCTCAGGACGGCGGTCTGGCTGTTCTCTTCGGCAATCTTGCTGAAGACGGCTGTATCGTTAAAACCGCAGGCGTTGATGAGAGCATCCTCAAGTTCTCCGGTCCGGCCCGCATCTTTGAATCTCAAGATACAGCCGTAAGCGCGATCCTGACTGGCAAGGTGAAAGAGGGTGACATCGTTCTCATCCGCTACGAAGGCCCTCGCGGTGGTCCGGGCATGCAGGAAATGCTGTACCCAACCAGCTACCTCAAGTCCAAAGGCCTCGGCAAAGCCTGCGCGCTGGTGACAGATGGTCGCTTCTCTGGTGGGTCCTCTGGCCTATCGATCGGCCACGTATCTCCGGAAGCAGCAGAAGGCGGCAACATCGGTCTGCTGGAAGAAGGCGATATGATCGATATCGACATTCCAAACCGCAAGATCGAAATGCGTGTTTCTGATGAAGAACTTGCATCTCGCCGTACAGCAATGGAAGCCAAAGGCAAAGACGCCTGGAAGCCAGCCGAAAAGCGTACCCGCAAGGTCTCTACGGCACTGAAAGCCTACGCTGCTATGACAACCAGCGCAGCAAAAGGCGCAGTCCGCAATGTCGACTAG
- a CDS encoding peroxiredoxin, which yields MVLRINDTIPNLTVPTDHGEINLHDWVGDSWAIIFSHPKDFTPVCTTEFGAVAQLGDEWAKRNTKVLGVSVDGVEDHKKWKVDIEAVGGSKPDFAIVADAGLEMAKAFDMLPAEYVLPDGRTPADSATVRSVFIIGPDKQVKLMMTYPMTVGRNFAEILRALDGLQMSAKGVATPADWTVGEDVIVPPAVTTEDAQSKFGAVKTVLPYLRYVNAPN from the coding sequence ATGGTTTTGCGCATAAACGATACGATCCCTAATTTGACCGTTCCTACTGATCATGGAGAGATCAATCTGCACGATTGGGTCGGTGACAGCTGGGCGATCATTTTCTCTCATCCCAAGGATTTCACCCCGGTTTGTACCACTGAGTTTGGCGCAGTTGCCCAGTTGGGTGACGAATGGGCCAAACGAAATACCAAGGTTCTTGGTGTTTCCGTTGACGGTGTTGAAGACCACAAGAAGTGGAAAGTCGACATTGAGGCCGTTGGTGGCAGCAAACCTGATTTTGCGATCGTTGCGGATGCGGGGCTTGAGATGGCAAAGGCCTTCGACATGCTGCCTGCGGAATATGTTCTCCCCGATGGCCGTACACCAGCAGATTCAGCAACCGTACGCTCTGTTTTCATCATCGGGCCAGACAAGCAGGTCAAGCTGATGATGACTTATCCTATGACGGTGGGCCGAAACTTCGCAGAAATCCTCCGCGCTTTGGATGGACTTCAGATGTCCGCCAAGGGCGTTGCAACACCTGCTGACTGGACCGTTGGTGAGGATGTCATCGTACCACCAGCCGTCACTACAGAGGACGCTCAGAGCAAGTTTGGCGCAGTCAAAACCGTTCTGCCGTATCTGCGGTATGTGAACGCTCCGAACTAA
- a CDS encoding SRPBCC family protein — protein sequence MITPVVKMIKVNCSPEKAFEVFTGDFSKWWPTQTHSVTAMSGGELPDVFCEQKEGGKLYEVARDGTRHDWGTIKLFQPPKALSILWHINNPESMATCVDVTFEKDGEGTKVILSHHDWEKLGEIGSTMRESYDNGWVSVFEHHFKDACNASAE from the coding sequence ATGATCACGCCAGTGGTGAAAATGATCAAAGTAAACTGCAGCCCGGAAAAGGCATTTGAGGTTTTCACTGGTGACTTTAGCAAATGGTGGCCGACACAAACCCATTCAGTCACAGCAATGAGCGGCGGAGAATTGCCAGATGTTTTCTGCGAGCAAAAAGAAGGCGGTAAGCTCTATGAAGTTGCCCGAGATGGTACACGTCATGACTGGGGCACCATCAAGCTCTTTCAACCACCTAAAGCGCTTTCAATCCTATGGCACATCAACAATCCTGAGAGTATGGCGACCTGTGTTGACGTAACTTTTGAAAAGGATGGTGAGGGGACGAAAGTGATCTTGAGCCACCATGACTGGGAGAAGCTCGGCGAAATCGGCTCGACAATGCGTGAAAGCTACGACAACGGCTGGGTGAGTGTGTTCGAACATCACTTCAAAGATGCGTGCAACGCAAGCGCTGAATAA
- a CDS encoding ABC transporter permease — protein sequence MSDQINRRKVPFRGGGFKPRPIRFVAPFVFLTLVLFWEFGSRTGLISNLVLPAPSEAFQAFLDLYNSGLLWKHVSTSLYRLVFGWSIGTALGILVGLLIGLFSLARASLLPLTSAFFPIPKIALLPLFIIWFGIGEGSKVATILFGTFFPTVIATYGGVDNVDRGLIRMGQSFGMSWLSIVRKIILPGALPAILSGARISASIAIILLVAAEMIGAEYGIGAYVLMAGSLFATDQLIVGVAMLSVLGLCVSWLIGKAEKALLSWRG from the coding sequence ATGTCTGATCAGATCAATCGCAGAAAAGTTCCGTTTCGCGGTGGTGGCTTCAAGCCTCGTCCCATCCGCTTTGTTGCACCCTTCGTGTTTCTCACTTTGGTGCTGTTCTGGGAGTTTGGCTCCCGCACTGGTTTGATCAGCAATCTGGTGTTACCAGCACCTTCTGAAGCCTTTCAGGCGTTTCTGGATCTCTATAATTCCGGATTGCTTTGGAAACATGTGAGCACCAGCCTTTATCGTCTGGTCTTTGGGTGGAGCATTGGAACAGCGCTCGGTATTCTGGTTGGCTTGCTGATTGGGTTGTTTTCACTGGCACGAGCCAGCTTGCTGCCACTTACATCAGCTTTCTTTCCTATTCCAAAGATCGCCTTGCTGCCGCTCTTCATCATCTGGTTCGGCATTGGCGAGGGCTCAAAAGTCGCAACGATCCTGTTTGGCACCTTCTTTCCAACAGTTATCGCCACTTATGGCGGCGTTGATAACGTCGATCGTGGGTTGATCCGTATGGGGCAGTCCTTCGGGATGAGCTGGCTTTCTATTGTCAGGAAGATCATCTTGCCGGGAGCTTTGCCAGCTATCCTTTCGGGCGCGCGTATTTCTGCCAGTATTGCTATCATCCTGTTGGTGGCCGCAGAGATGATCGGTGCCGAGTACGGCATTGGTGCCTATGTACTGATGGCAGGCTCTTTGTTTGCAACCGACCAGCTGATCGTCGGCGTAGCTATGCTTTCCGTTCTGGGACTCTGCGTGAGCTGGTTGATCGGAAAAGCCGAAAAAGCTTTGTTGAGCTGGCGGGGATAG
- a CDS encoding ABC transporter ATP-binding protein → MQISIENLRHSYGSVEVLQDINLTFESGEIAVIIGPSGCGKSTLLRLMGGLEEPSQGAAYIAGQIPEGSLNPLTYIFQDFALLPWRSVAGNISLVLEDHKLPKKECEAIIADVLARTNLSEFHDALPRQLSGGMKQRVAIARALAVRPAFLLMDEPLSALDSQTRELLMDDLVDLWAREKFSACYVTHNLAEAVRLGHKVIVLSRRPGKVREVVQIDMPLEQRRERAAELEDVQQQLWRMMREEALAADRELADV, encoded by the coding sequence ATGCAAATTTCCATCGAAAATCTTAGGCACTCCTACGGTAGTGTAGAGGTGCTCCAAGACATCAATCTGACTTTTGAGTCCGGTGAGATCGCCGTGATCATTGGTCCTTCGGGCTGTGGTAAATCGACCTTACTGCGTTTGATGGGTGGGCTTGAAGAACCGAGCCAAGGCGCTGCCTACATTGCCGGGCAAATACCTGAAGGCTCTCTCAATCCCCTCACCTACATATTCCAGGACTTCGCATTGCTGCCCTGGCGTTCCGTTGCTGGGAACATCTCTCTGGTTCTTGAAGACCACAAGCTGCCGAAGAAAGAGTGTGAAGCTATCATCGCAGATGTGCTTGCACGCACCAACCTTTCTGAGTTTCATGATGCCCTTCCTCGCCAGCTCTCTGGCGGGATGAAGCAGCGTGTGGCCATTGCACGAGCCCTTGCCGTACGCCCGGCCTTTCTGCTGATGGACGAGCCGCTGTCAGCTCTGGATAGTCAGACACGAGAACTGCTGATGGATGATCTGGTAGATTTGTGGGCACGGGAGAAGTTCTCTGCCTGCTATGTGACCCACAATTTGGCTGAAGCCGTACGCCTCGGACACAAGGTGATCGTGCTCTCTCGCCGCCCCGGTAAGGTACGTGAGGTGGTACAGATTGACATGCCATTGGAACAACGCCGCGAACGGGCGGCAGAGCTGGAAGATGTTCAGCAGCAACTCTGGCGCATGATGCGCGAAGAAGCTCTGGCAGCGGATCGGGAGCTTGCTGATGTCTGA
- a CDS encoding ABC transporter substrate-binding protein, whose translation MKVRGILSGVLMGAAVLTGTFATTASAEEKITVGALRFTSHAANFVAFEKGYFKDAGLDVEFKFFQAAQPMALAIASGDVDFGLTAISGGLISLADKGAVKVIGGALQEEDGIDGQMILASKAAYDAGLKTPADLKGKSFGVTTAGSSFHYMAHKIADKEGFDRKDIKIRPLQKVGAVIGALKSGQIDAWSIVPHIAKGLAKSPQVEMIGKVSDYVPNYQVTTVFTSTKNTSNNPELVKTFLGAYSKGAADFNAALVDKSAGDAAAEDMVKLIHKYVYADRPYEKAAPSIRNGAMRLNEGAALNMASVEDQLNWFKSEKLVPAGVTLDKLVDAKFVETF comes from the coding sequence ATGAAAGTACGCGGTATTTTAAGCGGCGTTTTGATGGGCGCAGCAGTTCTCACCGGAACGTTTGCGACCACAGCATCAGCAGAAGAGAAGATCACCGTTGGCGCTCTGCGCTTTACTTCTCATGCCGCAAATTTTGTTGCGTTTGAAAAAGGTTACTTCAAAGACGCTGGTCTGGACGTAGAATTCAAGTTCTTCCAGGCAGCACAGCCAATGGCGCTTGCGATTGCATCTGGCGACGTTGATTTTGGCCTGACTGCAATTTCCGGTGGCCTGATTAGCCTTGCAGACAAGGGTGCTGTGAAGGTAATTGGTGGTGCGCTGCAGGAAGAAGATGGCATTGATGGCCAGATGATCCTAGCTTCCAAAGCTGCTTATGATGCTGGCCTGAAAACACCTGCAGACCTGAAGGGCAAAAGTTTTGGTGTGACCACTGCCGGTTCTTCCTTCCACTACATGGCGCACAAGATTGCTGACAAGGAAGGTTTTGACCGTAAAGACATCAAGATCCGCCCTCTACAGAAGGTTGGGGCCGTGATTGGTGCGCTTAAGAGTGGTCAGATCGATGCATGGTCCATCGTCCCGCACATTGCCAAAGGTCTGGCAAAGTCTCCTCAGGTGGAAATGATCGGTAAGGTGTCTGACTATGTGCCGAACTATCAGGTGACCACAGTGTTCACCTCCACGAAAAACACCAGTAACAATCCTGAGTTGGTTAAAACCTTCCTTGGCGCTTACTCTAAGGGCGCGGCTGACTTCAATGCGGCTCTGGTTGATAAATCCGCAGGTGATGCTGCTGCAGAAGACATGGTGAAGCTCATTCACAAGTACGTTTATGCAGATCGTCCCTATGAGAAAGCTGCACCTTCCATTCGCAACGGTGCGATGCGTCTTAATGAAGGCGCAGCCCTGAATATGGCGAGCGTTGAAGATCAGCTCAACTGGTTCAAGAGCGAAAAGCTCGTGCCAGCTGGCGTAACACTCGACAAGCTGGTTGACGCGAAGTTCGTCGAAACCTTCTAA